A single window of Vanessa tameamea isolate UH-Manoa-2023 chromosome 5, ilVanTame1 primary haplotype, whole genome shotgun sequence DNA harbors:
- the LOC113404442 gene encoding uncharacterized protein LOC113404442 isoform X2 encodes MVAQKKGRGAKNQGAKAKANQPTQEVPEAEVAEPVETDENNGDAQPESEQVETTGAEEATEEQTEGEQNQGDEAKPEEQKEDKVESGKLLVENLPSSYLFDYQEKLKELFSKHGDVVSVKRGPIIVTELTTTPTLSAIVEFKNKDSLEKALSENGTMLDGSAISVAAESRAETAVLVGVPYEASTDYVRLLFSQCGDIAHVHEFSKTKYKILRVTFHEKEAVEKALKLDRELRINGFLVTVSKYRDEDEQKAHSANTNKNKRQHAQQNRNTNAGNNAGGGAGAATRANFRPRGAAFNARGNFRGGRGRGFAARGGAFPRGGFAPVNTYLPPAHQPFMGRPNYL; translated from the exons ATGGTGGCTCAAAAGAAAGGTCGTGGTGCTAAAAACCAGGGCGCCAAAGCCAAAGCGAATCAGCCGACTCAGGAAGTACCTGAGGCCGAAGTCGCAGAGCCCGTAGAGACCGATGAGAACAACGGAGATGCTCAGCCAGAGTCTGAACAAGTGGAAACTACGGGGGCCGAGGAAGCCACCGAAGAACAAACAGAAGGAGAACAGAATCAAGGCGATGAGGCAAAACCAGAAGAACAAAAAGAAGACAAAGTCGAGTCGGGTAAATTGCTAGTGGAGAATCTCCCGTCGAGCTACCTCTTTGATTATCAAGAAAAACTCAAGGAGCTGTTCTCCAAGCACGGTGACGTCGTCAGCGTCAA aCGTGGTCCAATCATTGTTACTGAACTGACCACGACTCCGACATTATCGGCTATAGTCGAATTCAAAAACAAAGATTCTCTGGAAAAG GCGCTGTCGGAGAACGGGACGATGCTGGACGGCAGCGCGATCTCCGTGGCGGCGGAGTCTCGCGCCGAGACCGCGGTGCTGGTGGGCGTGCCCTACGAGGCCAGCACGGACTACGTGCGCCTGCTGTTCTCGCAGTGCGGGGACATCGCCCACGTACACGAGTTCAGCAAGACTAAGTATAAGATTT TGAGAGTAACTTTCCATGAGAAAGAGGCAGTCGAGAAGGCTCTGAAGCTAGACCGAGAGTTACGCATCAACGGCTTCCTCGTCACCGTCTCCAAGTATCGGGATGAGGACGAACAGAAAGCGCATTCTGCCAACACCAATAAG AACAAGCGGCAACACGCGCAGCAGAACCGCAACACCAACGCCGGCAACAACGCGGGCGGGGGAGCGGGCGCCGCCACGCGCGCCAACTTTCGCCCACGCGGGGCCGCGTTCAACGCCAGGGGGAACTTCCGAG GAGGACGCGGGCGCGGCTTCGCGGCTCGCGGCGGAGCGTTCCCGCGCGGCGGCTTCGCGCCCGTCAACACGTACCTGCCGCCCGCGCACCAGCCCTTCATGGGCCGACCG AACTACCTGTAG
- the LOC113404442 gene encoding uncharacterized protein LOC113404442 isoform X1: MVAQKKGRGAKNQGAKAKANQPTQEVPEAEVAEPVETDENNGDAQPESEQVETTGAEEATEEQTEGEQNQGDEAKPEEQKEDKVESGKLLVENLPSSYLFDYQEKLKELFSKHGDVVSVKRGPIIVTELTTTPTLSAIVEFKNKDSLEKALSENGTMLDGSAISVAAESRAETAVLVGVPYEASTDYVRLLFSQCGDIAHVHEFSKTKYKILRVTFHEKEAVEKALKLDRELRINGFLVTVSKYRDEDEQKAHSANTNKNKRQHAQQNRNTNAGNNAGGGAGAATRANFRPRGAAFNARGNFRGGRGRGFAARGGAFPRGGFAPVNTYLPPAHQPFMGRPQGGFMNDGQRPNKRLRQM, translated from the exons ATGGTGGCTCAAAAGAAAGGTCGTGGTGCTAAAAACCAGGGCGCCAAAGCCAAAGCGAATCAGCCGACTCAGGAAGTACCTGAGGCCGAAGTCGCAGAGCCCGTAGAGACCGATGAGAACAACGGAGATGCTCAGCCAGAGTCTGAACAAGTGGAAACTACGGGGGCCGAGGAAGCCACCGAAGAACAAACAGAAGGAGAACAGAATCAAGGCGATGAGGCAAAACCAGAAGAACAAAAAGAAGACAAAGTCGAGTCGGGTAAATTGCTAGTGGAGAATCTCCCGTCGAGCTACCTCTTTGATTATCAAGAAAAACTCAAGGAGCTGTTCTCCAAGCACGGTGACGTCGTCAGCGTCAA aCGTGGTCCAATCATTGTTACTGAACTGACCACGACTCCGACATTATCGGCTATAGTCGAATTCAAAAACAAAGATTCTCTGGAAAAG GCGCTGTCGGAGAACGGGACGATGCTGGACGGCAGCGCGATCTCCGTGGCGGCGGAGTCTCGCGCCGAGACCGCGGTGCTGGTGGGCGTGCCCTACGAGGCCAGCACGGACTACGTGCGCCTGCTGTTCTCGCAGTGCGGGGACATCGCCCACGTACACGAGTTCAGCAAGACTAAGTATAAGATTT TGAGAGTAACTTTCCATGAGAAAGAGGCAGTCGAGAAGGCTCTGAAGCTAGACCGAGAGTTACGCATCAACGGCTTCCTCGTCACCGTCTCCAAGTATCGGGATGAGGACGAACAGAAAGCGCATTCTGCCAACACCAATAAG AACAAGCGGCAACACGCGCAGCAGAACCGCAACACCAACGCCGGCAACAACGCGGGCGGGGGAGCGGGCGCCGCCACGCGCGCCAACTTTCGCCCACGCGGGGCCGCGTTCAACGCCAGGGGGAACTTCCGAG GAGGACGCGGGCGCGGCTTCGCGGCTCGCGGCGGAGCGTTCCCGCGCGGCGGCTTCGCGCCCGTCAACACGTACCTGCCGCCCGCGCACCAGCCCTTCATGGGCCGACCG CAAGGCGGGTTCATGAACGATGGCCAGCGGCCGAACAAGCGACTCCGACAAATGTAA
- the LOC113404487 gene encoding raf homolog serine/threonine-protein kinase Raf isoform X2, which produces MAVTREKENCSRKINGNIPALSLNSDNMSTSTDSDDLADPTYEIRNIQSIINVTRENIDALNARFAGLQHPPSLYLSEYQELTAKLHNLELREQTLRELLQSDSPDRSEEYSWQDDSKKYDTLTRQPKVFLRAHLPNQQRTSVQVKEGVTLREALMKALKLRNLTCEICEVVRTGNNEGIPWDIDITMIDAEEVTVRILDKLPIMSHMSHQFTRKTFFTLAFCECCRRLLFNGFYCSQCNFKFHQRCADKVPSICHQVRMTDTYYAALLAKNPETQAGILYLPSHFSYHQNKQQHPRSLNQQDRSNSAPNVCINMVQRPMTLAEHQRKQNQCNNSPQSTNYLTSSRNNKDDKDKGDQPQSQSTQASPTGTLRPRRARARSADESWKHALSPRESYDDWVIHADEILIGARIGSGSFGTVYKAHWHGPVAVKTLNVKTPTPAQLQAFKNEVAVLRKTRHCNILLFMGCVSKPSLAIVTQWCEGSSLYQHLHVLETPLPMLHLIDVARQTAQGMDYLHAKNIIHRDLKSNNIFLRDDWSVKIGDFGLATAKVRWSDSSTLGGVQWQQPTGSILWMAPEVIRMDEPVPYTFRSDVYAYGIVLFELMAGELPYSHLNNKDQILWTVGRGLLRPDARRLRQDAPQALKRLFEDCIKFDREQRPLFRQILASLESMLRAMPKITRSASEPSLNRQLHASDDYLSYSCASPKTPVNFQFNTDTSFPAFYGIPVPNQRHA; this is translated from the exons atggCAGTTACTAGAGAGAAAGAAAATTGTTCAAGAAAAATTAATGGAAATATACCTGCATTATCTCTCAACAGTGATAATATGTCGACATCTACAGATAGTGACGACTTAGCGGATCCGACATATGAAATAAGAAACattcaaagtattataaatgtgacCCGTGAAAACATTGACGCTTTAAATGCAAGGTTCGCTGGTTTACAGCATCCGCCTTCACTGTATCTTTCGGAATACCAGGAGTTGACTGCGAAGTTGCATAATTTAGAACTTAGGGAACAGACATTGCGTGAACTGTTACAAAGTGATTCGCCGGACCGAAGCGAAGAATATTCTTGGCAAGATGACTCGAAGAAGTACGACACACTCACGCGGCAGCCTAAGGTGTTCCTTAGGGCTCATCTGCCGAACCAGCAACGTACAAGCGTGCAGGTGAAAGAAGGAGTGACGCTGCGAGAGGCGCTGATGAAGGCGCTTAAACTCCGTAATTTAACTTGTGAAATTTGCGAAGTGGTTAGGACAGGCAATAATGAAGGTATACCATGGGATATCGACATTACGATGATCGATGCTGAAGAG GTGACAGTTAGAATTCTAGACAAACTCCCGATAATGTCTCACATGTCACATCAGTTCACCCGtaaaacatttttcacattGGCATTCTGTGAATGCTGTCGGAGGCTGCTCTTCAATGGTTTCTATTGCTCTCAGtgcaatttcaaatttcatcagaGATGTGCAGACAAAGTGCCAAGTATTTGCCATCAG GTCCGGATGACTGATACATATTATGCAGCATTGCTTGCCAAAAATCCTGAGACTCAAGCGGGCATCCTCTACCTACCTTCACATTTTAGCTATCACCAAAATAA gcAACAACATCCTCGGTCACTCAATCAGCAGGACCGATCGAATTCAGCTCCTAATGTTTGCATCAATATGGTACAGCGGCCCATGACACTCGCCGAGCACCAGAGAAAACAGAATCAG tGTAATAACTCGCCGCAGTCGACCAACTACCTAACGTCGAGTCGAAACAACAAAGACGACAAAGACAAGGGCGATCAACCACAAAGTCAGAGCACTCAG GCGTCGCCGACGGGCACGCTGCGGCcgcggcgggcgcgcgcgcgCTCGGCCGACGAGTCGTGGAAGCACGCGCTGTCGCCGCGCGAGAGCTACGACGACTGGGTCATACACGCCGACGAGATCCTCATCGGCGCGCGCATCG GGTCGGGCAGCTTCGGGACGGTGTACAAGGCGCACTGGCACGGGCCCGTCGCGGTCAAGACGCTCAACGTGAAGACGCCCACGCCGGCACAGCTGCAAGCTTTCAAGAACGAG GTGGCGGTGCTCCGCAAGACGCGGCACTGCAACATCCTGCTGTTCATGGGCTGCGTGTCGAAGCCGTCGCTGGCCATCGTGACGCAGTGGTGCGAGGGCTCGTCGCTGTACCAGCACCTGCACGTGCTGGAGACGCCGCTGCCCATGCTGCACCTCATCGACGTGGCGCGCCAGACCGCGCAGGGCATGGACTACCTGCACGCCAAGAACATCATACACAG GGACCTGaaatcaaacaatatatttttaagagatgACTGGTCAGTTAAAATCGGAGACTTCGGTCTAGCCACAGCCAAAGTACGGTGGTCAG ACTCGTCGACGCTGGGCGGCGTGCAGTGGCAGCAGCCCACCGGCTCCATCCTGTGGATGGCGCCCGAGGTCATCCGCATGGACGAGCCCGTGCCCTACACGTTCCGCTCCGACGTGTACGCCTACGGCATCGTGCTGTTCGAGCTCATGGCCGGCGAGCTGCCCTACTCGCACCTCAACAACAAGGACCAG ATCCTGTGGACGGTGGGCCGCGGGCTGCTGCGGCCGGATGCGCGGCGCCTGCGGCAGGACGCCCCGCAGGCCCTGAAGCGCCTGTTCGAGGATTGCATCAAGTTCGACCGCGAGCAGCGGCCGCTGTTCCGGCAGATCCTGGCGTCCCTGGAGTCGATGCTGCGCGCCATGCCCAAGATCACCCGCAGCGCGTCCGAGCCCAGCCTCAACCGGCAGCTGCACGCGTCGGACGACTACCTGAGCTACAGCTGCGCCTCGCCGAAGACGCCCGTCAACTTCCAGTTCAACACGGATACGAGCTTCCCTGCCTTTTACGG CATCCCAGTGCCTAACCAGCGCCACGCCTAg
- the LOC113404487 gene encoding raf homolog serine/threonine-protein kinase Raf isoform X1, whose amino-acid sequence MAVTREKENCSRKINGNIPALSLNSDNMSTSTDSDDLADPTYEIRNIQSIINVTRENIDALNARFAGLQHPPSLYLSEYQELTAKLHNLELREQTLRELLQSDSPDRSEEYSWQDDSKKYDTLTRQPKVFLRAHLPNQQRTSVQVKEGVTLREALMKALKLRNLTCEICEVVRTGNNEGIPWDIDITMIDAEEVTVRILDKLPIMSHMSHQFTRKTFFTLAFCECCRRLLFNGFYCSQCNFKFHQRCADKVPSICHQVRMTDTYYAALLAKNPETQAGILYLPSHFSYHQNKSASPAKKMEFDVNWQQHPRSLNQQDRSNSAPNVCINMVQRPMTLAEHQRKQNQCNNSPQSTNYLTSSRNNKDDKDKGDQPQSQSTQASPTGTLRPRRARARSADESWKHALSPRESYDDWVIHADEILIGARIGSGSFGTVYKAHWHGPVAVKTLNVKTPTPAQLQAFKNEVAVLRKTRHCNILLFMGCVSKPSLAIVTQWCEGSSLYQHLHVLETPLPMLHLIDVARQTAQGMDYLHAKNIIHRDLKSNNIFLRDDWSVKIGDFGLATAKVRWSDSSTLGGVQWQQPTGSILWMAPEVIRMDEPVPYTFRSDVYAYGIVLFELMAGELPYSHLNNKDQILWTVGRGLLRPDARRLRQDAPQALKRLFEDCIKFDREQRPLFRQILASLESMLRAMPKITRSASEPSLNRQLHASDDYLSYSCASPKTPVNFQFNTDTSFPAFYGIPVPNQRHA is encoded by the exons atggCAGTTACTAGAGAGAAAGAAAATTGTTCAAGAAAAATTAATGGAAATATACCTGCATTATCTCTCAACAGTGATAATATGTCGACATCTACAGATAGTGACGACTTAGCGGATCCGACATATGAAATAAGAAACattcaaagtattataaatgtgacCCGTGAAAACATTGACGCTTTAAATGCAAGGTTCGCTGGTTTACAGCATCCGCCTTCACTGTATCTTTCGGAATACCAGGAGTTGACTGCGAAGTTGCATAATTTAGAACTTAGGGAACAGACATTGCGTGAACTGTTACAAAGTGATTCGCCGGACCGAAGCGAAGAATATTCTTGGCAAGATGACTCGAAGAAGTACGACACACTCACGCGGCAGCCTAAGGTGTTCCTTAGGGCTCATCTGCCGAACCAGCAACGTACAAGCGTGCAGGTGAAAGAAGGAGTGACGCTGCGAGAGGCGCTGATGAAGGCGCTTAAACTCCGTAATTTAACTTGTGAAATTTGCGAAGTGGTTAGGACAGGCAATAATGAAGGTATACCATGGGATATCGACATTACGATGATCGATGCTGAAGAG GTGACAGTTAGAATTCTAGACAAACTCCCGATAATGTCTCACATGTCACATCAGTTCACCCGtaaaacatttttcacattGGCATTCTGTGAATGCTGTCGGAGGCTGCTCTTCAATGGTTTCTATTGCTCTCAGtgcaatttcaaatttcatcagaGATGTGCAGACAAAGTGCCAAGTATTTGCCATCAG GTCCGGATGACTGATACATATTATGCAGCATTGCTTGCCAAAAATCCTGAGACTCAAGCGGGCATCCTCTACCTACCTTCACATTTTAGCTATCACCAAAATAA GTCTGCCTCCCCGGCTAAGAAGATGGAGTTTGATGTTAACTG gcAACAACATCCTCGGTCACTCAATCAGCAGGACCGATCGAATTCAGCTCCTAATGTTTGCATCAATATGGTACAGCGGCCCATGACACTCGCCGAGCACCAGAGAAAACAGAATCAG tGTAATAACTCGCCGCAGTCGACCAACTACCTAACGTCGAGTCGAAACAACAAAGACGACAAAGACAAGGGCGATCAACCACAAAGTCAGAGCACTCAG GCGTCGCCGACGGGCACGCTGCGGCcgcggcgggcgcgcgcgcgCTCGGCCGACGAGTCGTGGAAGCACGCGCTGTCGCCGCGCGAGAGCTACGACGACTGGGTCATACACGCCGACGAGATCCTCATCGGCGCGCGCATCG GGTCGGGCAGCTTCGGGACGGTGTACAAGGCGCACTGGCACGGGCCCGTCGCGGTCAAGACGCTCAACGTGAAGACGCCCACGCCGGCACAGCTGCAAGCTTTCAAGAACGAG GTGGCGGTGCTCCGCAAGACGCGGCACTGCAACATCCTGCTGTTCATGGGCTGCGTGTCGAAGCCGTCGCTGGCCATCGTGACGCAGTGGTGCGAGGGCTCGTCGCTGTACCAGCACCTGCACGTGCTGGAGACGCCGCTGCCCATGCTGCACCTCATCGACGTGGCGCGCCAGACCGCGCAGGGCATGGACTACCTGCACGCCAAGAACATCATACACAG GGACCTGaaatcaaacaatatatttttaagagatgACTGGTCAGTTAAAATCGGAGACTTCGGTCTAGCCACAGCCAAAGTACGGTGGTCAG ACTCGTCGACGCTGGGCGGCGTGCAGTGGCAGCAGCCCACCGGCTCCATCCTGTGGATGGCGCCCGAGGTCATCCGCATGGACGAGCCCGTGCCCTACACGTTCCGCTCCGACGTGTACGCCTACGGCATCGTGCTGTTCGAGCTCATGGCCGGCGAGCTGCCCTACTCGCACCTCAACAACAAGGACCAG ATCCTGTGGACGGTGGGCCGCGGGCTGCTGCGGCCGGATGCGCGGCGCCTGCGGCAGGACGCCCCGCAGGCCCTGAAGCGCCTGTTCGAGGATTGCATCAAGTTCGACCGCGAGCAGCGGCCGCTGTTCCGGCAGATCCTGGCGTCCCTGGAGTCGATGCTGCGCGCCATGCCCAAGATCACCCGCAGCGCGTCCGAGCCCAGCCTCAACCGGCAGCTGCACGCGTCGGACGACTACCTGAGCTACAGCTGCGCCTCGCCGAAGACGCCCGTCAACTTCCAGTTCAACACGGATACGAGCTTCCCTGCCTTTTACGG CATCCCAGTGCCTAACCAGCGCCACGCCTAg
- the LOC135194822 gene encoding uncharacterized protein LOC135194822: MDSKLTQHIKTNFGSAKTKKPKKKSKNGEKSKGDANNFKIEIDASQESTKSDAVETCVMKDISSNEKQSEDNLKIKKNKRQRKRKQIDNSANPVTVNGTQADEATEKKKKKKKHETKQIKDKIDSEGEPATKSCKKDIKPDVIAQDLESLSIGDNAHTLTNLLDEMTVIDKKKKKHRKPKKNKQQNSSDDVTTEIGEMKAVEENKKRKWNKDSKVEVNDDKLVTSIVVENLPFKIMCNYKKLLTEHFSTFGPIIVVGIAEIYSIEEPEAFRTTINFESEDAANKALDEDNTLFEGNRIRVKRLLPPSQTTLVVKMYANLSEPALSLVFSSAGRIKSVHKSVKGKKSITTAFIDFDCPEAVERAIKMAGDVKIGGKRIFAAKFELRNQNKKLKKSENDGGSDDSSD; the protein is encoded by the exons ATGGACAGCAAACTAACACAGCACATCAAAACGAACTTTGGATCAGCCAAAACTAAAAAACCAAAGAAAAAATCTAAGAATGGAGAAAAAAGCAAAGGTGAtgcaaataatttcaaaatagaaaTTGATGCATCACAAGAAAGCACTAAGTCAGACGCGGTGGAGACATGTGTCATGAAGGATATCTCAAGTAATGAAAAACAAAGTGAAGATAATCTaaagataaagaaaaacaaaagacagaGAAAACGAAAACAAATTGATAATTCTGCAAATCCAGTAACAGTAAATGGAACCCAAGCAGATGAAgctacagaaaaaaaaaagaaaaagaagaaacatgaaactaaacaaataaaagataaaatagacTCTGAAGGTGAGCCAGCAACAAAATCTTGTAAGAAAGATATAAAGCCAGATGTAATAGCACAAGACTTGGAAAGTTTAAGTATTGGTGATAATGCACATACATTGACAAATCTTCTTGATGAGATGACAGTCATagataagaaaaagaaaaagcacAGAAAGCCAAAAAAGAATAAGCAACAAAACTCTTCTGACGATGTAACCACTGAAATAGGTGAAATGAAAGCCGTGGAAGAGAATAAGAAACGCAAATGGAATAAAGACAGTAAAGTTGAAGTCAATGATGACAAACTTGTAACATCAATTGTTGTTGAGAACCTGCCCTTCAAAATAATGTGCAACTATAAAAAGCTGCTTACTGAACACTTTAGTACATTCGGCCCAATAATAGTAGTTGG TATTGCTGAAATATACTCTATTGAAGAACCTGAAGCATTCAGAACTACTATAAACTTTGAAAGTGAAGATGCAGCCAATAAG gCCTTAGATGAAGACAATACACTGTTTGAAGGCAACCGCATTCGTGTAAAGCGACTCCTTCCGCCCTCACAGACGACGTTAGTTGTTAAGATGTATGCAAATTTATCAGAACCAGCGCTCAGCTTAGTCTTCAGCAGCGCGGGTCGGATAAAAAGCGTTCATAAATCGGTCAAAGGGAAAAAGTCTATAA CTACAGCATTTATCGATTTCGACTGTCCAGAAGCAGTGGAACGAGCTATCAAGATGGCGGGAGATGTCAAAATTGGAGGCAAAAGAATATTTGCTGCGAAATTCGAATTACgcaatcaaaacaaaaagttGAAGAAAAGTGAAAATGATGGAGGCAGTGATGATTCAAGTGATTAA
- the LOC113404489 gene encoding uncharacterized protein LOC113404489 codes for MDSKLTQNIKTNFGSAKTKKPKKKSKDGKKNKGNANNFKIEIDASQESTKSDAVETCDMKDISSNEKQSEDNLKIKKNKRQRKRKQIDNSANPVTVNGTQADEATEKKKKKKKHQTKQIKDKIDSEGEPATKSCKKDIKPDVIAQDLESLSIGHNAHTLTNLLDEMTVIDKKKKKHRKPKKNKQQNSSDDVTTEIGETIAVEENKKLKWMKRKWNKDRKVGVNDDKLVTSIVVENLPLKIMCNYKKLLTEHFTTFGPIKVVGIAELYSIEHPEAFTTTINFESEDAANKALDEDNTLFEGNRIRVKRLLPPSQTTLVVKLYANLSEPVLSSVFTNAGRIRNVRRLVKGKKSISTAFIEFDCPEAVERAIKMAEDVKIGGKKIFAAKFELRNQNKKLKKNENDGGSDDSSD; via the exons ATGGACAGCAAACTAACACAGAACATCAAAACGAACTTTGGATCAGCCAAAACTAAAAAACCCAAGAAAAAATCTAAggatggaaaaaaaaacaaaggtaatgcaaataatttcaaaatagaaaTTGATGCATCACAAGAAAGCACTAAGTCAGACGCGGTAGAGACATGTGACATGAAGGATATCTCAAGTAATGAAAAACAAAGTGAAGATAATCTaaagataaagaaaaacaaaagacagaGAAAACGAAAACAAATTGATAATTCTGCAAATCCAGTAACAGTAAATGGAACCCAAGCAGATGAAgctacagaaaaaaaaaagaaaaagaagaaacatcaaactaaacaaataaaagataaaatagacTCAGAAGGTGAGCCAGCAACAAAATCTTGTAAGAAAGATATAAAGCCAGATGTAATAGCACAAGACTTGGAAAGTTTAAGTATTGGTCATAATGCACATACATTGACAAATCTTCTTGATGAAATGACAGTCATagataagaaaaagaaaaagcacAGAAAGCCAAAAAAGAATAAGCAACAAAACTCTTCTGACGATGTAACCACTGAAATAGGTGAAACGATAGCCGTGGAAgagaataagaaattaaaatggatGAAACGCAAATGGAATAAAGACAGGAAAGTTGGAGTCAATGATGACAAACTTGTAACATCAATTGTTGTTGAGAACCTGCCCTTAAAAATAATGTGCAACTATAAAAAGCTGCTTACTGAACACTTTACTACATTTGGTCCAATAAAAGTAGTTGG TATTGCTGAATTATACTCTATTGAACATCCTGAAGCATTCACAACTACTATAAACTTTGAAAGTGAAGATGCAGCCAATAAG gCCTTAGATGAAGACAATACACTGTTTGAAGGCAACCGCATTCGTGTAAAGCGACTCCTTCCGCCCTCACAGACGACGTTAGTTGTTAAGTTGTATGCAAATTTATCAGAACCAGTGCTCAGCTCAGTCTTCACCAACGCGGGTCGGATAAGAAACGTTCGTAGATTGGTCAAAGGGAAAAAGTCTATAT CTACAGCATTTATCGAATTCGATTGTCCAGAAGCAGTGGAACGAGCTATCAAGATGGCGGAAGATGTCAAAATAGgcggcaaaaaaatatttgctgcGAAATTCGAATTACgcaatcaaaacaaaaagttgaagaaaaatgaaaatgatggAGGCAGTGATGATTCAAGTGATTAA